The following proteins come from a genomic window of Amphiura filiformis chromosome 16, Afil_fr2py, whole genome shotgun sequence:
- the LOC140172606 gene encoding uncharacterized protein — MLNRKYYKVTGKSAVEYKAILNKTVNVIHHGWPSNIAFKQPSSMGVATLNQLWAARKEISFEVIGEVMAVMETHEDEERSDKENSSDDESEAQEKDDISGEDDGNHGNEDGAKERGW; from the exons ATGCTAAACCGCAAATACT ACAAGGTCACCGGCAAGTCAGCTGTCGAATATAAAGCAATTCTAAACAAAACAGTTAATGTGATCCATCATGGATGGCCAAGCAACATTGCTTTCAAACAGCCATCTAGCATGGGCGTCGCTACACTAAATCAACTTTGGGCGGCCAGGAAGGAAATTTCTTTTGAAG TAATCGGGGAAGTGATGGCTGTTATGGAGACTCATGAAGATGAGGAGaggagtgacaaagaaaacagcagtgatGACGAATCTGAGGCCCAAGAGAAAGACGATATCAGTGGTGAAGAtgatggtaatcatggtaatgaagaTGGCGCGAAAGAAAGAGGATGGTAA